One region of Kogia breviceps isolate mKogBre1 chromosome 17, mKogBre1 haplotype 1, whole genome shotgun sequence genomic DNA includes:
- the LOC131743864 gene encoding thymosin beta-10-like translates to MADKPDMVEIASFDKAKLKTMERQEKNTQPNKETTEQEKQAK, encoded by the coding sequence ATGGCAGACAAGCCCGACATGGTGGAAATTGCCAGCTTCGATAAGGCCAAGCTGAAGACGATGGAGAGGCAGGAGAAGAACACCCAGCCAAACAAAGAGACCACTGAGCAGGAGAAGCAAGCGAAGTGA